A region of Myxococcus stipitatus DSM 14675 DNA encodes the following proteins:
- a CDS encoding DUF4153 domain-containing protein, with translation MAFIQAPRRMLVATAAVGVLAQVLLDRASWGVSFPLVILATLGALVALGGHEAWERARPNAWLLGPVLVIAGFVAVRDSPWLRTLNVLTASWLMLLLMHFWGGGRVQRLGMGGYPAVVLSSVGRGLAYPRVLAREAMDLASPRKRLPLLMPVLRGLLFALPVLMVFGLLLGGADVAFAAALERVFDVDLGDFVAESLRNVLGGLLCAVAAAGLLGHALRRRSSGEAGDAEEAPSERWLGFTEALVLILTVNALFLAFASFQVQYLFIGDATSPAPGYSYSEYARRGFFELLAVTVMTLGLVMGLARWARRESPTARLLFQVGTSVMVLLTLVIVASAMKRLVMYEDVFGYTRLRIFSHVFMVLLGGVLVWRGVTLWWRPERFAVGAHAAALVAVMGVNVINPDALIVRYSQVPKGPVDTALLRTLSADAVPEVMRLYAGTPHLADALPVEACPELTWPEWSVSRARACAVFGGVLPSPARD, from the coding sequence GTGGCTTTCATCCAGGCCCCGCGGCGGATGCTGGTGGCCACGGCGGCGGTGGGCGTCCTGGCACAGGTGTTGTTGGACCGCGCGAGCTGGGGCGTGTCCTTTCCCCTGGTCATCCTGGCCACGCTGGGCGCGCTGGTGGCGCTGGGCGGGCACGAGGCCTGGGAGCGGGCTCGGCCCAATGCCTGGCTCCTGGGGCCGGTGCTGGTCATCGCGGGCTTCGTGGCGGTGCGCGACAGCCCGTGGCTGCGGACGCTGAACGTGCTGACGGCCTCGTGGTTGATGTTGTTGCTGATGCACTTCTGGGGCGGTGGGCGGGTGCAGCGGCTGGGGATGGGAGGCTATCCCGCCGTGGTGTTGTCCTCCGTGGGGCGGGGGCTGGCCTATCCGCGCGTGCTGGCGCGAGAGGCCATGGACCTGGCCTCGCCGAGGAAGCGGCTGCCCTTGCTGATGCCCGTGCTGCGGGGCCTGCTCTTCGCGCTGCCGGTGTTGATGGTGTTCGGACTGCTGCTCGGGGGCGCGGACGTGGCCTTCGCCGCCGCGCTGGAGCGGGTGTTCGACGTGGACCTGGGGGACTTCGTGGCGGAGTCGCTGCGGAACGTGCTGGGGGGGCTGCTCTGCGCGGTCGCCGCGGCGGGCCTGCTGGGACACGCGCTGCGGAGGCGCTCGTCGGGGGAGGCGGGTGACGCGGAGGAGGCGCCCTCCGAGCGTTGGCTGGGCTTCACCGAGGCGCTGGTGCTCATCCTCACGGTCAACGCGCTGTTCCTCGCCTTCGCGAGCTTCCAGGTGCAGTACCTGTTCATCGGGGATGCGACGTCACCCGCTCCGGGGTACTCGTATTCGGAGTACGCGCGGCGGGGCTTCTTCGAGCTGCTCGCCGTCACCGTGATGACGCTGGGCCTGGTGATGGGACTTGCCCGCTGGGCCCGGCGCGAGTCGCCCACGGCGCGGCTGCTCTTCCAGGTGGGGACCTCCGTCATGGTGCTGCTGACGCTGGTCATCGTCGCCTCGGCGATGAAGCGACTGGTGATGTACGAGGATGTCTTTGGCTACACGCGGCTGCGCATCTTCTCGCATGTCTTCATGGTGTTGCTGGGCGGGGTGCTGGTGTGGCGGGGCGTGACGCTGTGGTGGAGGCCGGAGCGCTTCGCCGTGGGCGCGCACGCCGCGGCGCTGGTGGCGGTGATGGGTGTGAATGTCATCAACCCCGACGCGCTCATCGTGCGCTACAGCCAGGTGCCGAAGGGGCCGGTGGACACGGCCTTGCTGCGCACGCTGTCCGCGGATGCCGTGCCGGAGGTGATGCGGCTGTACGCGGGGACCCCCCACCTGGCGGACGCGCTCCCGGTGGAGGCCTGTCCGGAGCTGACGTGGCCGGAGTGGAGCGTGTCCCGTGCTCGGGCCTGCGCGGTCTTCGGAGGGGTGTTGCCCTCCCCGGCGCGGGACTAG
- a CDS encoding energy transducer TonB family protein encodes MTDARPKDDSAEPGCFNSILRARAHEARDLTRTCGVVPLIVIVHVLLLIGLNACWQGASHSTRDTPRETALVLRLLASAPPPPAPAGTATASAPQRAKARKARPFPNPRLTQLPPTTSFPDEDPPGATELEEPSSETPDGAADGVTGGVKGGVTGGVIGGLLSNVLAASSAGLLPVVMPAPSSDEPTDDEKDYLRRMFRDRFEDLPYPEAAEAAGIEGIVPLRITVGARGQLLGLSMAGACPHALLCDAAMKAVREEAPFPPPPRALGSRVSVVLPFRYRIIH; translated from the coding sequence ATGACTGACGCACGTCCGAAGGACGACTCCGCCGAACCGGGTTGCTTCAACTCCATCCTCCGCGCGCGTGCCCATGAAGCCAGGGACCTGACGCGCACCTGCGGCGTCGTCCCGCTCATCGTCATCGTCCATGTCCTCCTGCTCATCGGCCTGAACGCCTGCTGGCAGGGAGCCTCTCACTCCACCCGCGACACCCCTCGTGAGACGGCCCTCGTCCTCCGCTTGCTCGCCTCCGCGCCCCCGCCCCCCGCGCCCGCCGGCACCGCCACCGCCTCCGCGCCTCAGCGCGCCAAGGCCCGAAAAGCGCGGCCCTTCCCGAATCCCCGCCTCACCCAGCTCCCCCCCACGACCTCCTTCCCGGACGAGGACCCTCCAGGCGCCACCGAGCTCGAAGAGCCCTCCTCCGAGACCCCAGACGGAGCGGCGGACGGCGTGACAGGCGGCGTGAAGGGCGGTGTCACGGGCGGCGTCATCGGTGGACTGCTGAGCAACGTGCTCGCCGCCAGCAGCGCGGGCCTCCTCCCCGTCGTCATGCCCGCCCCTTCGTCGGATGAGCCCACCGACGACGAGAAGGACTACCTGCGGAGGATGTTCCGAGACCGCTTCGAGGACCTGCCCTATCCCGAAGCGGCTGAAGCGGCCGGCATCGAAGGAATCGTCCCCCTGCGCATCACCGTGGGCGCCCGAGGCCAGTTGCTCGGGCTGTCCATGGCGGGGGCCTGTCCCCACGCGCTCCTCTGCGACGCCGCGATGAAGGCCGTGCGCGAGGAGGCCCCCTTCCCGCCTCCCCCGCGCGCGCTCGGCTCCCGCGTCTCCGTGGTGCTGCCCTTCCGCTATCGCATCATCCACTAG
- a CDS encoding ATPase, T2SS/T4P/T4SS family, with protein MSIRATTPAELISGLLEHFSTEGIPVPAPPPPPASPLEAAAALFSLAAQTHANLFSVWSDVEVEETVSGTSFFLLRPDAPEHSGLLGQDKQAVRQPLTPELFAVMRQALATFTQRGHDARRPARGTVTSLPEVHFWVTFEERPGSTTLAAHARDAKLRAAQPPFSALENLGAPEAAFLTEQFLRLDTLFQGRPVVFSGERGSGRSTSLHAALEALPDFTNTLAALDLPRAVDTRFGTVRVGDGTTLAQALRAFLRQDPDVVVADEPRTAEDLQLLLRSNLTGHATVFTLEASNPEAALAKLREALPEAPVAPLIVHHTRDGSTGKTERSLHAVTQEGTVQAWSS; from the coding sequence GTGAGCATCCGCGCCACCACCCCCGCCGAGCTGATTTCCGGCCTGCTCGAACACTTCTCCACCGAGGGAATCCCGGTGCCCGCGCCGCCCCCTCCACCCGCGTCGCCCCTCGAGGCCGCGGCCGCCCTCTTCTCCCTCGCCGCGCAGACGCACGCGAACCTGTTCTCCGTGTGGTCGGACGTCGAAGTCGAGGAGACCGTCTCGGGCACCTCGTTCTTCCTCCTCCGGCCCGATGCCCCCGAGCACTCGGGCCTGTTGGGACAGGACAAGCAGGCCGTGCGTCAGCCCCTCACCCCGGAGCTGTTCGCGGTGATGCGCCAGGCCCTCGCCACCTTCACCCAACGAGGCCACGACGCGCGCCGCCCCGCGCGAGGCACCGTGACGTCGCTCCCCGAGGTCCACTTCTGGGTGACCTTCGAGGAGCGCCCCGGCAGCACCACCCTCGCCGCCCATGCGCGCGATGCGAAGCTCCGCGCCGCGCAGCCTCCGTTCTCCGCGCTGGAGAACCTGGGCGCGCCCGAGGCCGCGTTCCTCACCGAGCAGTTCCTGCGGCTCGACACCCTGTTCCAGGGTCGGCCCGTCGTGTTCTCGGGTGAGCGAGGCTCCGGGCGGAGCACCTCGCTCCACGCGGCGCTGGAGGCGCTCCCGGACTTCACGAACACGCTGGCCGCGCTCGACCTTCCGCGCGCGGTGGACACGAGGTTCGGCACCGTGCGGGTGGGCGACGGCACGACGCTGGCCCAGGCCCTGCGCGCGTTCCTCCGGCAGGACCCGGACGTGGTGGTGGCGGACGAGCCTCGCACCGCCGAGGACCTCCAGCTGCTCCTCCGCTCCAACCTCACCGGCCATGCGACGGTGTTCACGCTCGAGGCCTCGAACCCCGAGGCCGCGCTCGCGAAGCTGCGCGAGGCCCTGCCCGAAGCTCCCGTGGCGCCGCTCATCGTCCATCACACGCGAGATGGGTCCACCGGAAAGACCGAACGCTCGCTCCACGCCGTCACGCAGGAGGGCACCGTGCAGGCGTGGAGTTCTTGA
- a CDS encoding DUF1579 domain-containing protein: MTGEGARGYEVMMSQDWNATNAPTAAFDSGAEHRLLNRWVGRWEGPTRTWFDPSGAPEESRTQACVEALLGGRFVRWDYHSTAMGQPHAGQLIVGFDGMEKQFTVAWVDSFHMSANMMVSTGTPREDGRVSVLGSYAAGTCDEQGVTSSQRWGWRTVIHQPDADTLVLESFNISPEGHEDRAVETRLTRRREA, translated from the coding sequence GTGACAGGGGAGGGGGCTCGGGGCTACGAAGTGATGATGAGCCAGGACTGGAACGCGACGAACGCGCCCACGGCGGCGTTCGATTCTGGGGCCGAGCATCGTCTGCTGAACCGGTGGGTGGGGCGCTGGGAGGGGCCCACGCGGACGTGGTTCGACCCGTCCGGTGCTCCCGAGGAGTCGCGCACCCAGGCGTGTGTCGAGGCGCTGCTCGGCGGTCGCTTCGTGCGCTGGGACTATCACTCCACGGCCATGGGGCAGCCGCATGCGGGGCAGCTCATCGTGGGCTTCGACGGGATGGAGAAGCAGTTCACCGTGGCGTGGGTGGACAGCTTCCACATGAGCGCGAACATGATGGTCTCCACGGGGACGCCTCGGGAGGATGGGCGCGTGTCCGTGCTGGGCAGCTACGCGGCGGGGACGTGTGACGAGCAGGGCGTCACGTCTTCGCAGCGGTGGGGCTGGCGCACGGTGATTCATCAGCCGGACGCGGACACGCTGGTGCTCGAGTCGTTCAACATCTCGCCCGAGGGTCATGAGGACCGCGCGGTGGAGACTCGCCTGACGCGGCGCCGAGAGGCGTAG
- a CDS encoding cupin domain-containing protein has product MPTLIPTPMRVTAVGNKPKLIHEYVGKATTKTSDVSVAHMTSPGGWLEPGQTPEFKEITLVLSGVLRVEHKSGFLDVHGGQSVICEPGEWVRYSTPEPEGAEYVAICLPAFSPSTVHRDE; this is encoded by the coding sequence ATGCCGACCCTGATTCCCACTCCCATGCGTGTGACGGCCGTGGGCAACAAGCCCAAGCTCATCCATGAGTACGTCGGAAAGGCCACCACCAAGACCTCCGACGTCAGCGTCGCGCACATGACCAGCCCCGGCGGCTGGCTGGAGCCCGGCCAGACTCCCGAGTTCAAGGAGATCACCCTCGTCCTCTCGGGCGTCCTCCGCGTCGAACACAAGAGCGGCTTCCTCGACGTCCACGGCGGACAGTCCGTCATCTGCGAGCCCGGCGAGTGGGTCCGCTACAGCACCCCCGAACCCGAGGGCGCCGAGTACGTCGCCATCTGCCTCCCCGCCTTCTCCCCCAGCACCGTCCACCGCGACGAGTAA
- a CDS encoding DUF1254 domain-containing protein gives MALQIPTSAQHAFEHSFPTPDTARSIYDEQDFQRAVETYRFFYPSVSMEGIFNGNREAGLEDGKALMVLAAGPRHLAFTANSDTPYVSGALDLKAMGPVVIDLPPGPYIALVNDHHQRWVVDMGIPGPDAGKGGKYLVLPPGFSGATPPGHHVARAQTYKVLIAIRALPIDGDVAGALAALRQVKVHPLSNPAAVLPYVDGTPLALDATPLRWEGNLEYWRRLHSIINAEPALEEFRPMYGALAALGISKGKPFAPDERMRTVLERAAGFALEQMRVEGFASQRPDRVVWEDRRWEWIGLIVDDANFETPEYLDLQARDRWFVQAIVASPAMFRRQAGVGSIYFLAARDRRGAYLDGGKNYKLVVPQPVPAKMFWSVTAYDARTRSQVQTPQDKAVLGSLQTRFQPGPDGSLELRFGPTPPAGQEQQWIQTAPGTGFFLYFRIYGPEAASLDGSWKLEDVTEA, from the coding sequence ATGGCCCTTCAGATTCCGACCTCCGCTCAGCACGCCTTCGAGCACTCCTTCCCCACGCCCGATACCGCTCGGAGCATCTACGACGAGCAGGACTTCCAACGCGCCGTCGAGACCTACCGCTTCTTCTATCCCTCCGTCTCCATGGAGGGCATCTTCAACGGCAACCGCGAGGCCGGCCTCGAGGACGGCAAGGCCCTCATGGTGCTCGCCGCGGGGCCTCGCCACCTCGCCTTCACCGCGAACTCCGACACGCCCTATGTCTCCGGTGCGCTCGACCTGAAGGCCATGGGCCCCGTCGTCATCGACCTCCCGCCCGGCCCCTACATCGCCCTCGTCAATGACCACCACCAGCGCTGGGTCGTCGACATGGGCATCCCCGGTCCCGATGCAGGCAAGGGCGGCAAGTACCTCGTCCTCCCTCCCGGCTTCTCGGGCGCCACGCCTCCCGGCCACCACGTCGCCCGCGCCCAGACGTACAAGGTCCTCATCGCCATCCGCGCGCTCCCCATCGACGGAGACGTCGCCGGCGCCCTGGCCGCGCTCCGCCAGGTGAAGGTCCACCCGCTCTCGAACCCCGCCGCCGTGCTCCCCTACGTCGACGGCACCCCCCTCGCGCTCGATGCCACCCCGCTGCGCTGGGAGGGCAATCTCGAGTATTGGCGGCGACTCCATTCCATCATCAACGCCGAGCCCGCGCTCGAGGAGTTCCGCCCCATGTACGGCGCCCTCGCGGCGCTCGGCATCTCCAAGGGAAAGCCCTTCGCCCCCGACGAGCGCATGCGCACCGTCCTGGAGCGCGCCGCGGGCTTCGCCCTCGAACAGATGCGCGTGGAGGGCTTCGCCAGCCAGCGCCCCGACCGCGTCGTCTGGGAGGACCGTCGCTGGGAGTGGATTGGCCTCATCGTCGACGACGCCAACTTCGAGACGCCCGAGTACCTGGACCTCCAAGCCCGCGACCGCTGGTTCGTCCAGGCCATCGTCGCCTCCCCCGCCATGTTCCGACGGCAGGCGGGCGTCGGCTCCATCTACTTCCTCGCCGCACGCGACCGGCGCGGCGCCTACCTGGATGGCGGCAAGAACTACAAGCTCGTCGTCCCCCAGCCCGTCCCCGCGAAGATGTTCTGGTCCGTCACCGCCTACGACGCCAGGACGCGCTCGCAGGTGCAGACGCCCCAGGACAAGGCCGTGCTCGGCTCCCTCCAGACGCGCTTCCAGCCCGGCCCGGACGGCTCCCTCGAGCTCCGCTTCGGCCCCACCCCTCCCGCCGGCCAGGAGCAGCAGTGGATACAGACCGCCCCCGGGACAGGCTTCTTCCTCTACTTCCGAATCTACGGCCCCGAGGCCGCGAGCCTCGATGGCTCCTGGAAGCTCGAGGACGTCACGGAAGCCTGA
- a CDS encoding GNAT family N-acetyltransferase yields MHIRRAEAGDTAGIAAIIVPTIREGTTYALDAAMSEADALAYWMAPDKETFVAEEDGVILGTYFLRANQAGGGKHVCNCGYMTSRAATGRGIARLMCAHSLEHARSRGYRAMQFNFVVSTNERAVKLWQAMGFTIVGRLPLAFHHPTAGDVDALVMHQPL; encoded by the coding sequence ATGCACATCCGGAGAGCCGAGGCGGGTGACACCGCGGGAATCGCGGCCATCATCGTCCCCACCATTCGCGAAGGCACGACGTACGCGCTCGACGCGGCCATGAGCGAAGCGGATGCGTTGGCCTATTGGATGGCGCCGGACAAGGAGACGTTCGTCGCGGAGGAGGACGGCGTCATCCTCGGCACCTACTTCCTCCGCGCGAACCAGGCGGGTGGCGGCAAGCACGTCTGCAACTGTGGCTACATGACGAGCCGGGCCGCCACGGGCCGAGGCATCGCGCGCCTCATGTGCGCGCACTCGCTGGAGCACGCGCGCTCACGGGGCTATCGCGCGATGCAGTTCAACTTCGTCGTCAGCACGAACGAGCGGGCGGTGAAGCTCTGGCAGGCGATGGGCTTCACCATCGTCGGGCGGCTCCCGCTCGCGTTCCATCATCCGACCGCGGGCGACGTGGATGCACTCGTGATGCATCAGCCTCTCTGA
- a CDS encoding glyoxalase, translating into MIQGIDHIQLAMPRGEEPRARAFYGGLLGLREVPKPPELAKRGGLWFELADGRALHLGVEEPFLPAKKAHPGFRATELEALGARLHGADCVVTWDSSVPGVRRFHSADPFGNRLEFQEQTAGR; encoded by the coding sequence ATGATTCAAGGGATTGATCACATCCAGCTCGCGATGCCTCGGGGCGAGGAGCCTCGGGCGCGGGCGTTCTACGGCGGCTTGCTGGGGCTGCGCGAGGTCCCCAAGCCGCCCGAGCTGGCGAAGCGAGGCGGGCTCTGGTTCGAGCTGGCCGATGGGCGCGCCCTCCATCTGGGCGTGGAGGAGCCCTTTCTCCCGGCGAAGAAGGCGCATCCCGGCTTTCGGGCCACGGAGCTGGAGGCGCTGGGGGCGCGGCTGCATGGCGCGGATTGCGTGGTGACCTGGGACTCCTCGGTGCCTGGGGTTCGTCGGTTCCACAGCGCGGACCCGTTCGGGAACCGGTTGGAGTTCCAAGAGCAGACGGCCGGGCGGTAG
- a CDS encoding DUF2135 domain-containing protein encodes MLSVILALLLSQTPPAANPRQQGVPIGKGKTLPTVKLSAPTGGWTVDRMLLVEGTLSDNTIDPVVVSINGDRYLMRTFNGRFSRKFPAGSGKNIVTVMATNQAGTARAQATSYAQIPPVPFKVILTSDTDGVYTDLHVYEPTDTSVKDSALQISSMAHVYWAETSSPSGGTFFLNSQGGDFDQPAYGPYLYIHRAPPKGVYLVATNYWPSGDKAHTLATLNLALFEGTPNEVRRMVRIPLATPGTTRVLAWVNVLGDGQAEVYVPSQDPKPTRAGWPNNLDAALKELQSNGDGGGEY; translated from the coding sequence ATGCTTTCCGTCATCCTTGCCCTGCTGCTGTCGCAGACGCCGCCTGCCGCCAACCCGCGCCAGCAGGGCGTCCCCATCGGGAAGGGCAAGACGCTGCCCACCGTGAAGCTCAGTGCCCCCACCGGAGGCTGGACGGTGGACCGGATGCTGCTCGTCGAGGGCACCCTCAGCGACAACACCATCGACCCGGTGGTTGTCTCCATCAACGGCGACCGCTACCTGATGCGCACCTTCAACGGGCGCTTCAGCCGCAAGTTCCCCGCGGGCAGCGGCAAGAACATCGTCACGGTGATGGCCACCAACCAGGCCGGCACCGCGCGCGCGCAGGCCACCAGCTACGCGCAGATTCCGCCCGTCCCCTTCAAGGTCATCCTCACCAGCGACACGGACGGCGTGTACACGGACCTGCACGTCTACGAGCCCACCGACACGAGCGTGAAGGACTCCGCGCTGCAGATCTCCTCCATGGCGCACGTGTACTGGGCGGAGACGTCCAGCCCGTCGGGCGGCACGTTCTTCCTCAACTCGCAGGGCGGTGACTTCGACCAGCCCGCGTATGGCCCGTACCTCTACATCCACCGCGCGCCCCCCAAGGGCGTCTACCTGGTGGCGACCAACTACTGGCCCAGCGGCGACAAGGCCCACACCCTGGCCACGCTCAACCTCGCGCTCTTCGAGGGCACCCCGAACGAGGTCCGCCGCATGGTGCGCATCCCCCTGGCGACGCCGGGGACCACGCGTGTCCTCGCGTGGGTGAACGTGCTGGGAGACGGTCAGGCGGAGGTCTACGTGCCCTCGCAGGACCCGAAGCCCACGCGCGCGGGCTGGCCCAACAACCTGGACGCGGCCCTCAAGGAGCTCCAGTCCAACGGCGACGGCGGCGGCGAGTACTGA
- a CDS encoding DUF1175 family protein: MLAALSLLLLLEATAPAAPAPESRDVLLRRQVAQLALAQVRKQDAAWHPDQRDCAGLIRFVFRTAYKNIAPERLASPLWQDAHGKPSDFADAESLLQHSLVPLGRDEATRERVRTGDVLAFRREQDSGPIFHLMLVVRPEDRAHAPARVVYHPGEKGAAVRTGLLHNLADEAPREWRPVPANSAFLGFYRFKEWMP; the protein is encoded by the coding sequence ATGCTCGCCGCCCTGTCCCTGCTCTTGCTCCTGGAGGCCACCGCCCCAGCCGCGCCCGCGCCGGAGTCGCGCGACGTGCTGCTGCGTCGGCAGGTGGCGCAGCTGGCGCTCGCGCAGGTGCGCAAGCAGGACGCCGCGTGGCATCCGGACCAGCGCGACTGCGCGGGCCTCATCCGCTTCGTGTTCCGGACCGCCTACAAGAACATCGCGCCGGAGCGTCTGGCTTCACCGCTGTGGCAGGACGCGCACGGCAAGCCCTCTGACTTCGCGGATGCGGAGTCGCTCCTGCAGCACAGCCTGGTGCCGTTGGGCCGGGACGAGGCCACGCGGGAGCGCGTGCGCACCGGAGACGTGCTGGCCTTCCGCCGGGAGCAGGACTCCGGCCCCATCTTCCATCTCATGCTGGTGGTTCGCCCGGAGGACCGGGCGCATGCACCCGCGCGTGTCGTCTATCACCCGGGGGAGAAGGGCGCCGCGGTGCGCACCGGGCTCCTCCACAACCTCGCCGACGAGGCGCCTCGAGAGTGGCGCCCGGTGCCCGCGAACAGCGCGTTCCTCGGCTTCTATCGTTTCAAGGAGTGGATGCCATGA